The following are encoded together in the Camelus ferus isolate YT-003-E chromosome 30, BCGSAC_Cfer_1.0, whole genome shotgun sequence genome:
- the LOC116660617 gene encoding serpin B4-like, giving the protein MDSLSGPISHFAVDLYQQIRQRSTGENIFYSPISIMSAFGMLYLGSRGNTAAQLQKALHFKEVAENPTAGATADPAENPENHHFQKLLTELNKPTDAYELNVANRLYGRKEFPFLQEYMDNVKKLYLASVESADFANAPEESRKMINSWVERQTNGKIKDLFPRNSLDSSTVLVLVNAIYFKGQWHQKFKEENTVEEKFWLSKDTSKSVQMMKETNDFNFTSLEDMQVKILEIPYKGAELSMMLLLPNEVDGLQKLEDKLTAEKLLEWTSSQNMWKSQVDLHLPRFKVEETYDLKAILEALGVVDAFSSQDADLSGMTRKHRLAVSKAVHKSFVEVNEEGTEAAAATGITVVATSASIPHFERFHCDHPFLFFIRHNKTNSILFLGRVSCP; this is encoded by the exons ATGGATTCACTCAGTGGACCAATCAGCCACTTCGCAGTCGATCTGTACCAACAGATCAGACAGAGATCAACCGGGGAGAATATCTTCTATTCCCCCATCAGCATCATGTCAGCCTTTGGCATGCTTTACTTGGGGTCCCGAGGAAACACTGCTGCACAACTTCAGAAG GCCCTTCACTTTAAGGAAGTCGCAGAGAACCCAACAGCAGGAGCCACAGCGGATCCC GCTGAAAATCCAGAAAATCATCACTTTCAAAAGCTTCTGACTGAATTAAACAAACCCACCGATGCTTATGAGCTGAACGTCGCCAACAGGCTCTATGGCAGAAAGGAGTTTCCCTTTCTTCAG GAATACATGGATAATGTGAAGAAGTTGTACCTAGCCAGTGTGGAATCTGCTGATTTTGCGAATGCTCCAGAAGAAAGTCGAAAGATGATTAATTCCTGGGTGGAAAGACAAACTAATG gaAAAATCAAGGATCTGTTTCCCAGAAATTCTCTTGACAGCTCCACCGTTCTGGTGCTGGTGAACGCCATCTATTTCAAAGGGCAGTGGCACCagaaatttaaggaagaaaacactgTCGAGGAAAAATTTTGGCTGAGCAAG GATACAAGCAAATCTGTGCAGATGATGAAAGAAACCAACGACTTCAATTTCACCTCCCTGGAGGACATGCAAGTCAAGATCCTGGAAATACCGTACAAAGGCGCAGAGCTAAGCatgatgctgctgctgcccaATGAAGTAGATGGACTGCAGAAG CTGGAAGATAAACTCACTGCTGAGAAATTATTAGAGTGGACAAGCTCACAGAATATGTGGAAGAGTCAGGTGGATTTACACTTACCTCGGTTCAAAGTCGAAGAGACCTATGACCTCAAGGCCATACTGGAAGCCCTGGGGGTGGTGGACGCCTTCAGTTCACAGGATGCTGACCTCTCAGGCATGACCAGGAAACACAGGCTGGCGGTGTCTAAAGCCGTACACAAGTCCTTTGTGGAGGTGAATGAGGAGGGCACGGAGGCCGCAGCGGCCACAGGCATCACTGTGGTGGCAACATCAGCATCAATACCACATTTTGAACGTTTCCATTGTGATCACCCTTTCCTGTTCTTCATCAGACACAACAAGACCAACAGCATCCTCTTCTTGGGCAGAGTCTCTTGCCCTTAG